The genomic segment GGATGCCGTCGTGCTTCTCGCCCAGCAGCCAGCCCTTGGCCGGTACGCCGTGCTCGCCGAAGGTCACCTCGCAGGTGTTCGAGACCTTCAGGCCCATCTTGTGCTCGACGTTGGTGGCGTAGACGCCGTTGCGCTCGCCCAGCTCGCCGGTCTCGGGGTCGAAGTGGTACTTCGGCACGACGAACAGCGACAGGCCCTTGGTGCCCGGGCCGCCGACGCCCTCGACGCCGACCGGACGGGCCAGCACGTAGTGGACGATGTTGTCGCTCAGGTCGTGCTCACCGGAGGTGATGAAGCGCTTCACGCCCTCGATGTGCCACGAGCCGTCCGGCTGCTGGATCGCGCGGGTACGGCCGGCGCCCACGTCCGAGCCGGCGTCCGGCTCGGTGAGGACCATGGTCGAGCCCCACTGCTTGTCGATGAACAGCCGGGCCCACTTCTTCTGCTCCTCGGTGCCCTCGACGTGCAGCACGTGGGCGAAGGACGGGCCGGAGGCGTACATCCAGATCGGGGCGTTGGCGCCGAGCACCAGCTCGGCGAGCGACCACCAGAGGGCGCGCGGGGCGTTGGTGCCGCCCAGGACCTCCGGCAGGTCCAGGCGCCAGAACTCGGAGTCCATGAACGCCTTGTACGACTTCTTGAACGACTCCGGCAGCGGCGCGGTGAACGTCGCCGGGTCGAAGACCGGCGGGTTGCGGTCGCTGTCCGAGTAGCTGGCAGCCAGGTCCTCGCGGGCGAGACGGTCGACCTCGCCGAGGAAGCTGCGGGCGGTGTCGACGTCCAGGTCCGTGAACGGAGCCTGGCCGAGCGTCCGGTCCGCCCCGAATACCTCGAACAGGTTGAACTCGAGGTCCCGCACATTGCTCTTGTAGTGGGTCATGCTCGCTGGCCCCGCTTCCGGACAGGTGTTACCGATCAGTAACTCCAGACTGTATTACTCGCCGGTAGGCAACGACAAGCGGATCTCGGAAGTGACAGCGATTACACACTTCCCGTTCATCCGTCGGCGGCGCCGACCTCCCAGCTCGGAACCGGGGCGGCGGTGGCGCTGCGCGGGCCGACGTACTCCATCAGGACCAGCGCGATGTCGTCGTCGAGCCGGCCGTGCACCCACTCGACAAGGGCGGTCTCCAGCGAGGCCAGCCCGTCGGCGACGGTGCCGTGACCGAGCAGCCGCCAGGCGCGGTCGGCGGTGGGGAAGAATTCGCCGTCCCGGCGCGCCTCGCCCAGCCCGTCGGTGAACAGCAGCAGCCGGTCACCCGGCTCCAGCCGCTCCACCCGGGGCCGGACCACGGGCATGAAGCCGAGCGGTGGCGCGGGCGCGGGCGGCTCCAGCGGTATCACCGCGCCCCGGCGCAGCAGCAACGGTGACGGGTGCCCGCAGTTGACGATGGTGAGCGTGCCGCCGCGCTCCTCGACCAGGGCCGCGGTGACGAAGTCCTCGTCGCCGACGTTGCGGGCCACCGCCCGGTCCAGGTCGGTGACCACCGCACGCAGGTCGGCCCGCTCGTACGCGACGTGCCGGTAGGAGCCGAGCACGATGCTGGCCAGGCGAACGGCGTCCAGCCCTTTGCCCCGTACGTCACCGATGATCATGCGGACGCCGTACGGGGTGTCCATCACCTCGTACAGGTCCCCGCCGATCTCGGCCGTAGCGGTGGAGGAGATGTACCGGGCGGCCACTGCCAGCGTGCCGACCTGCGGGCCGAGCGGTCGCAGCACCGCCTGCTGGGCGACCGAGGCGAGCCGGGACAGCTCGGCGATCCGGTCCACCTGACGCTGGCGCATCGCCGCCGTGGCCGCCGCGATCGCGGTGGCCACCCCGACCGCTGTCACGTTGACGACTGTCACCAGCGGGCTGCCCCGCTCCGCGACCGCGAAGCCGATGCCGAGGGCGATGGCCAGCCCGCCCACCGCGAGCACCACTCGCCAGGACGCCAGCGCCGCCGCGATGAACGGCGCGACAACCATCAGCGC from the Micromonospora sp. WMMA1947 genome contains:
- a CDS encoding PP2C family protein-serine/threonine phosphatase, coding for MLSDVRTQPFQPGRGPLSPGSRAGLGAALALLAIVVAVELADGRPAHYLALMVVAPFIAAALASWRVVLAVGGLAIALGIGFAVAERGSPLVTVVNVTAVGVATAIAAATAAMRQRQVDRIAELSRLASVAQQAVLRPLGPQVGTLAVAARYISSTATAEIGGDLYEVMDTPYGVRMIIGDVRGKGLDAVRLASIVLGSYRHVAYERADLRAVVTDLDRAVARNVGDEDFVTAALVEERGGTLTIVNCGHPSPLLLRRGAVIPLEPPAPAPPLGFMPVVRPRVERLEPGDRLLLFTDGLGEARRDGEFFPTADRAWRLLGHGTVADGLASLETALVEWVHGRLDDDIALVLMEYVGPRSATAAPVPSWEVGAADG